One genomic region from Blastococcus sp. Marseille-P5729 encodes:
- a CDS encoding nitroreductase family protein, with translation MDFQRVVERRRMIRAYQPGRPVPPEVRDRLLQNARRAPSAGFAQGAAYVVLESAADRDRFWAAAAGARRANDWLLRMREAPLLITCWCSEPIYRERYAEADKSEADPFSAPYWYVDGGMGALLILQTAVDEQLGACFFGVPPARVETVRAALGVPTDWSPVGVVAVGHPAPERDHRSPSLRRGRRPHAEVVHMGQWGS, from the coding sequence ATGGACTTCCAGCGCGTGGTCGAGCGGCGACGGATGATCCGCGCCTACCAGCCGGGGCGCCCCGTGCCGCCCGAGGTGCGCGATCGGCTGCTGCAGAACGCACGGCGCGCCCCGAGCGCGGGCTTCGCGCAGGGCGCGGCGTACGTCGTCCTGGAGTCCGCTGCCGACCGGGACCGCTTCTGGGCCGCGGCCGCAGGCGCGCGGCGTGCCAACGACTGGTTGCTCCGGATGCGGGAGGCGCCGCTGCTGATCACCTGCTGGTGCAGTGAGCCGATCTATCGCGAGCGCTACGCCGAGGCCGACAAGAGCGAGGCCGACCCGTTCAGCGCGCCGTACTGGTATGTCGACGGAGGGATGGGCGCGCTGCTGATCCTGCAGACCGCCGTCGACGAGCAGCTCGGCGCGTGCTTCTTCGGGGTGCCACCCGCGCGGGTCGAGACAGTCCGCGCCGCGCTCGGCGTCCCCACGGACTGGTCGCCGGTCGGGGTGGTGGCGGTGGGCCACCCAGCTCCCGAGCGCGACCACAGGTCCCCCTCGCTGAGACGCGGTCGTCGTCCGCACGCCGAGGTGGTACACATGGGGCAGTGGGGGAGCTAG
- a CDS encoding peroxidase-related enzyme (This protein belongs to a clade of uncharacterized proteins related to peroxidases such as the alkylhydroperoxidase AhpD.) translates to MALHNDPTIATRALIPAVEDFPDDIQEKIKDVTEKSGFTPNVFRAIAARPEEWRAFMQMHDSLIDRQTPGLSKADRELIVVATSAQNDCLYCVIAHGAIARIRAKNPYIADQLAIDWRKADLDDRMKVVIEVAVKLAVTPAQVTDEDQQRLRDAGLSDEDVADVGAIVAFFAMSNRLAHWSGLQPNAEFFTMGREPKQK, encoded by the coding sequence ATGGCACTGCACAACGACCCCACGATCGCCACCCGTGCGCTGATCCCCGCCGTCGAGGACTTCCCCGACGACATCCAGGAGAAGATCAAGGACGTCACCGAGAAGTCCGGCTTCACCCCGAACGTCTTCCGGGCCATCGCAGCCCGCCCCGAGGAGTGGCGGGCCTTCATGCAGATGCACGACTCCTTGATCGACCGGCAGACCCCTGGGCTGAGCAAGGCCGACCGCGAGCTGATCGTGGTGGCCACCAGCGCCCAGAACGACTGCCTCTACTGCGTGATCGCGCACGGCGCGATCGCCCGGATCCGCGCCAAGAACCCCTACATCGCCGACCAGCTGGCCATCGACTGGCGCAAGGCAGATCTCGATGACCGCATGAAGGTCGTCATCGAGGTAGCCGTGAAGCTCGCGGTGACCCCGGCGCAGGTCACCGACGAGGACCAGCAGCGGCTGCGCGATGCCGGGCTGTCCGACGAGGACGTCGCCGACGTCGGCGCGATCGTCGCCTTCTTCGCGATGAGCAACCGGCTGGCGCACTGGTCCGGCCTGCAGCCCAACGCCGAGTTCTTCACCATGGGCCGCGAACCGAAGCAGAAGTAG
- a CDS encoding cell division protein FtsQ/DivIB, whose protein sequence is MASTRSTAKSKGRSAAPKRSTAKPKGSSAVRPKDRPTRRTPPARRSSGEPRAVTTRRVLGGKSPLNPGFPRWAVWSALALVVAVVAGWLLLASSMFGVRDVQVSGSALVSEQEVREAIGLGPDDALLTADTDAAAERVQQLAPVAEATVSRSLPSTLVVRITERSPVATVELDGESWVIDVEGVPYAEASAVGESAEGLLPLVIDDPSPDDHATREAVAVIAGLDDATRELVASVSAPSAAQVTLTLQDGREVIWGDSSQMNDKLTMLPGVLTHSGSVFDISSPGAIVIS, encoded by the coding sequence ATGGCTAGCACCCGCTCGACCGCGAAGTCCAAGGGCCGCAGCGCCGCGCCGAAGCGGTCGACGGCCAAGCCCAAGGGCTCCTCGGCCGTCCGCCCCAAGGACCGGCCCACCCGGCGCACGCCACCAGCCCGCAGGTCGTCCGGGGAGCCTCGTGCGGTCACGACCCGCCGGGTCCTAGGCGGGAAGTCGCCGCTGAACCCGGGATTCCCGCGTTGGGCCGTGTGGAGCGCTCTCGCTCTCGTCGTCGCGGTCGTGGCCGGGTGGCTGCTGCTGGCCTCGAGCATGTTCGGCGTCCGCGACGTCCAGGTCTCCGGGTCGGCCCTGGTGAGCGAGCAGGAGGTCCGTGAGGCGATCGGCCTCGGACCGGACGACGCGCTGCTGACCGCGGACACGGACGCCGCCGCCGAACGGGTGCAGCAGCTCGCGCCGGTCGCCGAGGCCACCGTCAGCAGGTCACTACCCAGCACCCTCGTCGTCCGGATCACCGAACGCAGCCCGGTCGCGACGGTGGAGCTCGACGGTGAGTCCTGGGTGATCGACGTTGAGGGCGTGCCGTACGCCGAGGCCTCCGCCGTCGGCGAGTCCGCCGAGGGCCTGCTACCGCTCGTGATCGACGACCCCTCGCCGGACGATCACGCCACCCGCGAGGCGGTGGCGGTGATCGCCGGGCTCGACGACGCGACTCGCGAGCTGGTCGCGTCGGTGAGCGCGCCGTCCGCGGCCCAGGTGACGCTCACCCTGCAGGACGGCCGCGAGGTGATCTGGGGCGACTCGTCGCAGATGAACGACAAGCTGACCATGCTGCCCGGCGTGCTGACCCACAGCGGCAGCGTGTTCGACATCTCCAGCCCCGGCGCGATCGTCATCTCGTAG